One genomic region from Prevotella sp. Rep29 encodes:
- the rlmH gene encoding 23S rRNA (pseudouridine(1915)-N(3))-methyltransferase RlmH, with protein sequence MKTELIAVGKTVNPHIKECIADYACRIGHYMPFSMSIIPELKSTKNLSEEQQKKLEGELILKQLQPTDTVVLLDEHGKSFRSIDFAKWLQQKQAVSRRLVFVIGGPYGFSEAVYQRANEKLSLSPMTFSHQMVRLIFTEQLYRACTIIKGEPYHHE encoded by the coding sequence ATGAAGACTGAGCTCATCGCGGTCGGAAAGACTGTCAACCCGCACATCAAGGAATGTATTGCCGACTATGCCTGTCGCATCGGTCATTACATGCCGTTCAGCATGAGCATCATCCCCGAACTGAAAAGCACCAAAAATCTTTCAGAAGAGCAACAGAAAAAACTGGAGGGCGAACTGATTCTCAAACAGTTGCAACCAACGGACACGGTCGTTCTTCTCGATGAGCACGGGAAAAGTTTCCGCAGCATCGACTTTGCCAAATGGCTTCAACAGAAGCAAGCCGTCAGTCGCCGCCTCGTCTTTGTGATTGGCGGTCCTTACGGCTTTTCCGAAGCGGTCTATCAGCGGGCAAACGAGAAGCTCTCACTCTCACCCATGACCTTCTCCCATCAGATGGTGCGACTGATTTTCACCGAACAGCTCTACCGCGCCTGCACCATCATCAAAGGCGAGCCGTACCATCACGAGTAA
- a CDS encoding fructose-1,6-bisphosphatase — translation MKKKYDIEKDLAYLELLSQSFPTVAAASTEIINLQAILNLPKGTEHFLADIHGEYEAFQHVLRNASGNIKRKVNDLFGNELREAEKQDLCTLIYYPEQKLELIKACEKNMNDWYHITLHKLIRVLRDVSSKYTRSKVRKSLPKDFSYIIQELLHERTDDANKSGYVSAIIDTIINIGRADEFVIAIAGVIHKLAIDQLHILGDIYDRGPGAHLIMDLMEEYNSWDIQWGNHDIVWMGACAGNDACICSVIRLCLRYANLTTLEEGYGINLVPLATFAMETYGNDPCEEFIPKYSAESSNMDEKTQRLTALMHKAIAIMLFKKEAQLYEKYPEWDMQDRMLLNHIDYKKGTIMLEGKKYKLSSNNFPTIDPKNPNQFTPDEEILMEKLHRSFTKCEKLQRHMRTILAHGCMYTISNNNLLFHASVPLNEDGTLKEVEVFGKKYKGKELLHQTGMLIRTAFQKGADPAERNYAIDYFMYLWCGKDSPLFDKSKMSTFERYFIEDKKTFHEEKGYYYKLRDNEAVCDYILDAFGIKGKNRHIINGHVPVHVVKGETPIKANGKLMVIDGGFSQAYHKETGIAGYTLIHHSRGFQLIQHQPFTSTEEAIKNGTDIISTTQIVEMASHRMLVADTDKGKELKKQVEYLQELLYAYRRGIIKEVAQ, via the coding sequence ATGAAAAAGAAGTATGATATCGAAAAAGACTTGGCGTATCTGGAACTGCTCTCACAGTCGTTCCCGACCGTAGCAGCGGCAAGTACGGAGATTATCAACCTGCAAGCCATTCTCAACCTGCCCAAAGGGACTGAGCACTTTCTGGCAGACATTCACGGAGAGTATGAGGCTTTCCAACATGTGCTGAGAAACGCTTCAGGAAACATCAAGCGAAAGGTGAACGACCTGTTCGGAAACGAATTGCGCGAGGCTGAAAAGCAAGACCTCTGCACGCTCATCTACTATCCGGAACAGAAGCTGGAACTGATAAAAGCGTGTGAGAAAAACATGAACGACTGGTATCACATCACGCTTCACAAACTGATTCGCGTGTTGCGCGACGTTTCCAGCAAATACACCCGCTCGAAGGTGAGAAAATCACTCCCGAAAGACTTCAGCTACATCATTCAGGAATTGTTGCACGAGCGCACCGATGACGCCAACAAGTCGGGATATGTCAGTGCCATCATTGACACCATCATCAACATCGGGCGCGCCGATGAGTTTGTCATCGCCATTGCCGGCGTCATCCACAAACTCGCCATCGACCAACTCCACATCCTGGGCGACATCTACGACCGAGGACCGGGTGCCCACCTGATTATGGACCTGATGGAGGAATACAACTCATGGGATATCCAGTGGGGAAACCACGACATCGTATGGATGGGAGCATGTGCAGGAAACGATGCCTGCATCTGCAGCGTGATACGCCTCTGCCTGAGATATGCCAACCTGACGACACTGGAAGAAGGCTACGGCATCAACCTCGTGCCACTTGCCACCTTCGCCATGGAGACTTACGGAAATGATCCCTGCGAGGAATTCATTCCTAAATATAGCGCAGAAAGCAGCAACATGGACGAGAAGACCCAGCGACTTACCGCCCTCATGCACAAAGCGATTGCCATCATGCTTTTCAAGAAGGAAGCACAGCTTTATGAAAAGTATCCGGAGTGGGACATGCAAGACCGAATGCTGCTCAACCATATCGACTACAAAAAAGGAACCATCATGCTCGAGGGAAAGAAATACAAGCTGAGCAGCAACAACTTCCCGACCATCGACCCGAAGAATCCCAACCAGTTCACACCCGACGAAGAGATACTGATGGAGAAACTGCACCGCTCATTCACAAAATGCGAAAAACTGCAGCGCCACATGCGCACCATCCTCGCACACGGCTGCATGTACACCATCAGCAACAATAACCTCCTCTTCCACGCATCGGTTCCCCTCAACGAAGACGGAACGCTCAAAGAGGTGGAAGTATTCGGAAAGAAATACAAAGGAAAAGAGCTGCTCCACCAGACGGGCATGCTGATACGAACTGCCTTCCAGAAAGGTGCCGACCCCGCGGAGCGGAACTATGCCATCGACTACTTCATGTATCTATGGTGCGGAAAAGACTCGCCGCTGTTCGACAAGTCAAAGATGTCCACGTTCGAGCGTTACTTCATTGAGGATAAAAAAACCTTCCACGAAGAAAAGGGCTACTATTACAAACTGAGGGACAACGAAGCCGTATGTGACTATATTCTCGACGCGTTCGGCATCAAAGGAAAGAACCGGCACATCATCAACGGACACGTTCCCGTGCACGTGGTGAAGGGAGAAACGCCCATCAAAGCCAATGGAAAGCTGATGGTGATTGACGGCGGTTTCTCACAAGCCTATCACAAAGAAACAGGTATCGCGGGATATACGCTCATCCATCACAGCCGCGGATTCCAACTGATTCAGCACCAGCCGTTTACAAGCACGGAAGAGGCTATCAAAAATGGTACCGACATTATCAGCACCACGCAGATTGTGGAGATGGCATCGCACAGAATGCTCGTTGCCGACACCGATAAGGGAAAGGAACTCAAAAAGCAGGTGGAATATCTCCAGGAACTGCTGTACGCATACAGACGCGGCATCATCAAGGAAGTGGCGCAATAA
- a CDS encoding aspartate kinase, which translates to MKVMKFGGTSVGSPERIKNVAALVTKSGEQTFVVLSAMSGTTNALVEICNHLYRKEKTQANKLIDTLEEKYRNHIDELYESETWREKTHAYAREVFEYLHSFTNDIFTSYEEKNILAQGELLSTTMMTNYLTEQNIKAMLLPALDFMKTDKYGEPDQPYIRKKLTGLMDTHQGYQIYVTQGFICRNAFGETDNLQRGGSDYTASLIGAALQSEEIQIWTDIDGMHNNDPRIVEKTSPVRQLSFEEAAELAFFGAKILHPTCIQPAKDSGVPVRLLNTMQPEAEGTLISQETCTGTIKAIAAKDDMTAITVHAGKGTPVSTFLKQVFDAFEHYQTPIDIACTSQGGVTLSFNDNRHRDDIVEELKNIGTVETEPDCCVICVVGDLFSQEAGYDAVILNTLRDIPVKMVSYGASEHNISLLVSMTDKKEALQRLSNTLFYHTEP; encoded by the coding sequence ATGAAAGTCATGAAATTCGGGGGAACCTCTGTCGGCTCCCCAGAACGCATCAAAAACGTGGCGGCACTGGTCACCAAATCGGGAGAGCAGACGTTTGTCGTCCTCTCAGCCATGTCGGGCACGACCAATGCGCTGGTAGAAATCTGCAACCACCTGTACAGAAAAGAGAAGACACAGGCAAACAAACTGATTGACACACTGGAAGAGAAATACCGCAACCACATAGATGAACTCTATGAGAGTGAGACGTGGCGCGAAAAGACACACGCCTATGCTCGGGAGGTTTTCGAATATCTCCACTCGTTCACCAACGATATTTTCACAAGTTACGAGGAGAAAAACATCCTGGCGCAGGGTGAACTGCTCAGCACGACGATGATGACCAACTATCTCACTGAGCAGAACATCAAGGCGATGCTCCTGCCGGCACTCGACTTCATGAAGACCGACAAATACGGCGAGCCCGACCAACCCTATATCAGGAAAAAGCTTACCGGACTGATGGACACCCATCAGGGATACCAAATCTACGTCACGCAAGGATTCATCTGCCGCAATGCCTTCGGAGAGACCGACAATCTGCAGCGCGGAGGCAGTGACTACACGGCATCGCTCATCGGGGCGGCGCTCCAGTCAGAAGAAATACAGATATGGACCGATATCGACGGAATGCACAACAACGACCCGCGTATCGTGGAAAAAACAAGTCCTGTGCGCCAACTGAGTTTTGAAGAGGCTGCCGAACTCGCTTTCTTCGGAGCCAAAATCCTCCACCCCACTTGCATACAACCGGCGAAAGACAGCGGTGTGCCCGTGCGTCTGCTCAACACCATGCAGCCAGAGGCGGAAGGGACGCTCATCAGTCAGGAGACCTGCACGGGAACCATCAAAGCCATTGCTGCCAAAGACGACATGACTGCCATCACTGTCCATGCAGGGAAAGGGACACCCGTCAGCACATTCCTCAAACAGGTGTTTGACGCCTTTGAACACTATCAGACACCGATTGACATCGCGTGCACCTCACAAGGAGGAGTCACCCTGAGTTTCAACGACAACCGCCACCGTGACGACATCGTGGAGGAACTGAAAAACATCGGCACCGTCGAGACAGAACCCGACTGCTGCGTCATCTGCGTAGTCGGCGACCTGTTCTCTCAAGAGGCTGGCTACGATGCCGTCATCCTCAACACGCTGAGAGACATTCCCGTCAAGATGGTCTCCTACGGCGCATCGGAACACAACATCTCCCTGCTGGTGTCTATGACCGACAAGAAAGAAGCACTGCAACGATTGAGCAACACCCTATTCTATCACACAGAACCATGA
- a CDS encoding glycosyltransferase, whose translation MTTELIISAAALIILAAVTPLCNIFFRKITAVRQADETPEMPKVSVLLTAFGHSEQLENHLPAFLTQEYGNDYEVIVVAEKGDAETEDVLKRVADNPHLYITFIPDSSRYMSRKKLSVTLGVKAAKHEWIIMTDPSTAPTDSHWLQSMAAHFTEKNNLVMGYTQYEADTPSYYQFEHFRTACYLMRKARKGRAFRTNMPLIAFKKSEFLERNGFQGNLKYIRGEYDFMVNKYAQRGMTAVATAPETRLTESCPSLKTWRNKHIYYQETKKHLERRFMPRLTYRFDMAMMYLNYVAILGALTYSLFTQEWLLTAAAAAALLITIILRTVIARKAMRRFDLSIPAWKVTLYELRLPWTYLLAKIRYLRADKYDFISHKL comes from the coding sequence ATGACAACAGAACTCATCATATCAGCAGCGGCACTGATTATCCTGGCAGCAGTCACACCGCTGTGCAACATCTTTTTCAGAAAGATAACAGCAGTCCGGCAAGCGGATGAAACGCCGGAAATGCCCAAAGTGTCGGTACTGCTGACAGCGTTTGGGCATTCCGAACAACTCGAAAACCATCTGCCAGCCTTTCTCACACAGGAGTACGGAAACGACTATGAAGTGATTGTCGTTGCAGAAAAAGGCGATGCCGAGACGGAAGACGTATTGAAACGAGTTGCCGACAATCCGCATCTATACATTACCTTCATTCCCGACTCATCAAGATATATGAGCCGGAAGAAACTGTCTGTCACGCTCGGAGTAAAAGCTGCCAAACACGAATGGATTATCATGACTGACCCGTCAACGGCTCCCACCGACAGCCACTGGCTTCAGAGCATGGCAGCCCATTTCACGGAGAAGAACAATCTCGTGATGGGCTATACCCAATATGAAGCCGACACCCCATCCTACTACCAGTTTGAGCATTTCCGGACAGCCTGCTATCTCATGCGGAAAGCCCGAAAAGGAAGGGCATTCAGGACGAACATGCCCCTGATAGCTTTCAAGAAAAGCGAGTTCCTCGAAAGAAATGGCTTCCAAGGAAACCTCAAATACATCCGCGGAGAATATGACTTCATGGTAAACAAGTATGCCCAGCGAGGCATGACCGCCGTCGCCACTGCCCCAGAGACACGGCTGACGGAAAGTTGCCCATCGCTCAAGACGTGGCGGAACAAACACATCTATTATCAAGAAACAAAGAAACATCTGGAGAGGCGGTTCATGCCCAGACTGACCTACCGATTCGACATGGCGATGATGTATCTGAACTATGTCGCCATACTGGGAGCGCTGACCTACTCATTGTTTACACAAGAATGGCTGCTCACCGCAGCGGCAGCGGCTGCTCTCCTCATCACCATCATTCTCAGAACAGTCATTGCCCGGAAAGCCATGCGCCGCTTCGACCTCAGCATACCCGCATGGAAAGTCACGCTCTATGAGCTGCGACTGCCCTGGACCTATCTTTTAGCAAAAATAAGATATTTAAGAGCCGACAAATACGACTTCATCAGCCACAAACTATGA
- a CDS encoding four helix bundle suffix domain-containing protein, translating to MNVAKASLRELQEDYEDYLRTHDRVPWLTDDPRCQSAREWCKTHSRPADYLKVCKMRDDETVANIALILIHQTDYLLQRLIEKLKADFLRHGGIREQMSQARKQWRDRNKG from the coding sequence ATGAATGTGGCAAAGGCAAGTCTTCGTGAATTGCAGGAAGATTATGAGGACTATCTGCGTACACACGACAGGGTGCCGTGGCTGACTGACGATCCGCGATGCCAGTCAGCGCGTGAATGGTGCAAGACACACAGCCGTCCGGCTGACTATCTGAAGGTTTGCAAGATGCGTGACGATGAGACGGTGGCAAATATCGCGTTGATTCTCATCCACCAGACCGACTATCTTCTACAAAGACTAATCGAAAAACTTAAAGCCGACTTTCTCCGGCATGGCGGCATCCGCGAACAAATGTCGCAAGCAAGAAAACAATGGCGAGATAGGAATAAAGGGTGA
- a CDS encoding phospho-sugar mutase, producing MENNEQLIAQCEARAKEWLQPAFDEATRKAVQAMLDNSDKTELIDAFYRDLEFGTGGLRGIMGAGTNRMNIYIVGMATQGFANYINKAFAGRNDLSVVVGHDCRNNGRLFAETVANIFSANGIKVYLFESLRPTPEISYAIRHLGCQAGVNVTASHNPKEYNGYKAYWDDGAQVLAPHDKGIIDEVNKVKIGDVKFEGNKDLIQIIGGEMDWDYLQAVKEAMVDQEVILRQKDLNIVYSPLHGCGRVIIPEALRSWGFQNIHVVPEQMVIDGNFPTVVSPNPENAEAMTMGMELGTKLNADLVIASDPDADRLAIVCRNAKGEWEILNGNQTCMMFCWYIIANKKKLGQLKGNEFLVKTIVTTEVIAEIAKKNGVELRDCYTGFKWIANEIRLSEGVKKYIGGGEESFGFLPFDKVRDKDSPASICLICEIAAYAKDQGKTLYDLLMDIYLEYGFSHEYTINVVRPGKTGADEIRQMMENFRHTPPQQLGGSKVVVWKDFQNLEMRKADGTTEQLAMPDKSNVLQWFCEDGTKVSVRPSGTEPKIKFYLEVKDSTMRCAGCYERCLAASREKIEQIRKELGV from the coding sequence ATGGAGAACAACGAACAACTGATTGCCCAGTGTGAGGCAAGAGCAAAAGAATGGCTTCAGCCAGCGTTTGACGAAGCAACGAGAAAAGCCGTGCAAGCAATGCTTGACAATAGTGACAAGACCGAACTGATTGATGCGTTCTATCGCGACCTTGAGTTCGGAACGGGTGGACTGCGTGGCATCATGGGTGCCGGTACCAACCGCATGAATATCTATATCGTGGGAATGGCGACGCAGGGTTTTGCCAACTACATCAATAAAGCCTTCGCAGGGCGCAACGACCTCAGTGTGGTGGTGGGACACGACTGCCGCAACAACGGACGGCTCTTCGCCGAGACCGTTGCCAACATTTTCTCTGCCAACGGCATCAAGGTTTATCTCTTCGAGAGTCTCCGCCCGACACCCGAAATCTCCTACGCCATTCGCCACCTCGGCTGTCAGGCGGGAGTGAACGTGACGGCGTCGCACAACCCCAAGGAATACAATGGCTACAAAGCCTACTGGGACGATGGTGCGCAGGTGCTTGCACCGCATGACAAAGGCATTATCGATGAAGTGAACAAGGTGAAAATCGGCGATGTGAAGTTCGAGGGCAACAAAGACCTCATTCAGATTATCGGCGGCGAGATGGACTGGGACTATCTGCAGGCAGTGAAAGAGGCGATGGTTGACCAGGAAGTGATTCTCCGTCAGAAAGACCTGAACATTGTCTATTCGCCGCTGCACGGCTGCGGTCGCGTCATCATTCCCGAGGCACTGCGCTCATGGGGATTCCAGAATATCCACGTGGTGCCCGAACAGATGGTCATCGACGGCAACTTCCCGACCGTCGTGTCACCCAATCCTGAGAATGCGGAAGCCATGACAATGGGCATGGAGCTCGGAACGAAACTCAATGCCGACCTTGTCATCGCCAGCGACCCCGATGCCGACCGCCTCGCTATCGTCTGCCGCAATGCGAAAGGGGAGTGGGAGATACTCAACGGCAACCAGACGTGCATGATGTTCTGCTGGTATATCATCGCCAACAAGAAGAAACTCGGACAGCTCAAGGGCAATGAATTCCTCGTGAAGACCATCGTCACCACAGAGGTCATCGCCGAGATTGCCAAGAAAAACGGCGTGGAGCTGCGCGACTGCTACACGGGATTCAAGTGGATTGCCAACGAGATACGCCTGTCGGAAGGTGTGAAGAAATATATCGGTGGCGGTGAGGAGTCGTTCGGATTCCTGCCCTTCGACAAGGTGCGCGACAAAGACTCACCAGCCTCCATCTGTCTCATCTGCGAGATTGCTGCCTACGCAAAAGATCAGGGCAAGACACTCTACGACCTGCTCATGGATATCTATCTTGAGTACGGGTTCTCACATGAATATACCATCAACGTTGTGCGTCCCGGAAAGACAGGTGCCGACGAGATACGCCAGATGATGGAGAACTTCCGTCACACTCCGCCGCAGCAGCTCGGCGGTTCGAAAGTCGTGGTGTGGAAAGACTTCCAGAATCTCGAGATGCGGAAGGCTGACGGCACCACCGAGCAACTCGCGATGCCCGACAAGAGCAATGTGCTCCAGTGGTTCTGCGAGGACGGTACGAAAGTGAGCGTCCGCCCATCGGGTACCGAGCCGAAGATCAAATTCTATCTCGAGGTGAAAGATTCCACCATGCGTTGCGCCGGCTGCTATGAGCGCTGCCTCGCCGCCAGCCGCGAGAAGATAGAGCAAATCAGGAAAGAACTGGGAGTATAG
- a CDS encoding four helix bundle protein, giving the protein MFEANDFLRSKGDYKKLVVFQKAECIYDLTCYFIEHYLPKTGDRTVDQMKQAARSGKQNIAEGNEAGTTSMETTSN; this is encoded by the coding sequence ATGTTTGAAGCCAATGATTTTCTCCGTTCGAAAGGCGACTACAAAAAGTTGGTCGTCTTTCAGAAGGCGGAATGCATTTATGATTTGACTTGCTATTTTATTGAGCACTACCTTCCGAAAACAGGCGACCGTACAGTCGATCAGATGAAACAGGCAGCGCGCTCGGGGAAACAGAATATCGCTGAAGGAAATGAGGCAGGCACCACCTCGATGGAAACAACATCAAATTGA
- a CDS encoding DUF4491 family protein, translated as MEIHLTGIIIAVSTFLIIGLFHPLVIKVEYHSGTRYWWVFLVAGIISIIAALFVEAVIVSSLLGVLGASLIWSIGELFHQRIRVKKGWFPMNPKRKHEYED; from the coding sequence ATGGAGATACATCTGACCGGCATCATCATTGCCGTTTCCACCTTTCTTATAATAGGGCTTTTCCATCCGTTGGTCATCAAGGTGGAATATCACAGTGGCACGCGCTACTGGTGGGTTTTCCTCGTGGCTGGCATCATCAGCATCATTGCTGCCCTGTTCGTGGAAGCGGTGATTGTCTCATCCCTACTGGGCGTTTTGGGTGCCTCGCTGATATGGTCCATCGGCGAACTGTTCCACCAAAGAATACGGGTGAAGAAGGGGTGGTTTCCCATGAATCCGAAACGTAAGCACGAGTATGAAGACTGA
- a CDS encoding cell division ATP-binding protein FtsE, which yields MALIEYKNVNISHDEKYVLKDINFTAEEGQLIYVIGKVGTGKSSLLKTFYCELDIDSCDTATVLGRDLTTIRRKEIPALRKEMGIIFQDFQLLHDRSVFKNLEFVLRATDWKDKNDIRSRIEEVLQQVGMESKIENMPHELSGGEQQRISIARALLNNPKVILADEPTGNLDQETADNIFELLKSISEQGTTVIVTTHNMALLDKFPGIVYECEDELMTMKSEKE from the coding sequence ATGGCACTGATAGAATATAAAAACGTCAATATCTCGCACGACGAGAAATACGTGCTGAAAGACATCAACTTCACGGCAGAGGAAGGACAACTGATATATGTCATTGGTAAAGTGGGAACGGGAAAGAGTTCGCTGCTGAAAACATTCTACTGCGAACTGGACATTGACAGCTGCGACACTGCCACCGTGCTCGGACGCGACCTGACCACCATCCGCAGAAAAGAAATTCCCGCACTCCGCAAGGAGATGGGCATCATCTTCCAAGACTTCCAACTGCTGCACGACCGCAGCGTGTTCAAGAACCTAGAGTTCGTGCTGAGAGCTACCGACTGGAAAGACAAAAACGACATCAGAAGCAGGATTGAGGAAGTGTTGCAACAAGTAGGGATGGAAAGCAAAATCGAGAACATGCCGCACGAACTCTCGGGCGGTGAACAACAACGAATCTCCATCGCACGTGCACTGCTGAACAACCCGAAAGTGATTCTTGCCGACGAGCCGACCGGTAATCTTGACCAAGAGACTGCCGACAATATCTTCGAACTGCTCAAAAGCATCAGCGAACAGGGAACGACCGTCATCGTCACTACGCACAACATGGCGCTGCTGGACAAGTTCCCCGGCATCGTCTATGAATGCGAAGACGAACTGATGACCATGAAAAGTGAAAAGGAGTAA